A single window of Asticcacaulis sp. MM231 DNA harbors:
- a CDS encoding phosphonate ABC transporter ATP-binding protein, with amino-acid sequence MLEFTDVTKRYKDGLIALSGVSFSVPEGQVCVILGPSGAGKSTLLRMVNGLTEPTSGSISINGQTVTRKSLTKLRPGIGMIHQAFNLAARASVADNVMSGALPVVPTWCALLGLFTPAQRATVCELVNAVGLEEDHLRRRASDLSGGQQQRVGIARAFMLDPAVILADEPVASLDPKISDDIVRLIVSQARVRGSSVLCSLHQVELAKRYADRIVALKAGRLVFDGPPSALDVATVSDIYGGQQPVEPAFETLP; translated from the coding sequence ATGCTTGAGTTTACGGATGTCACCAAGCGCTACAAGGACGGCCTTATCGCCTTGTCCGGGGTCTCCTTCAGCGTCCCGGAAGGCCAGGTGTGCGTGATCCTGGGCCCTTCGGGCGCCGGCAAGTCGACGCTCCTGCGCATGGTCAATGGTCTCACCGAACCCACATCGGGCAGCATCTCCATCAACGGCCAGACGGTGACCCGGAAGAGCTTGACAAAGTTACGACCAGGGATCGGCATGATCCACCAGGCCTTTAATCTCGCGGCCCGCGCGAGCGTGGCGGATAACGTCATGTCCGGCGCGCTACCGGTGGTCCCGACCTGGTGCGCGCTGCTGGGCCTGTTTACGCCGGCGCAACGCGCAACGGTCTGCGAACTCGTCAACGCTGTCGGGCTTGAGGAAGATCACCTGCGCCGGCGTGCGAGCGATCTCTCGGGCGGACAGCAACAACGCGTCGGCATCGCGCGCGCCTTTATGCTCGATCCAGCCGTCATTCTGGCCGATGAACCGGTCGCCAGTCTCGACCCGAAGATCAGCGACGACATTGTCCGCCTGATCGTCTCGCAGGCCCGCGTGCGCGGTTCCAGCGTTTTGTGCAGCCTTCACCAGGTCGAACTGGCCAAACGTTATGCCGATCGGATTGTCGCGCTGAAAGCCGGCCGCCTCGTCTTCGACGGCCCGCCATCAGCCTTGGACGTAGCGACAGTTTCCGACATCTACGGCGGGCAGCAGCCGGTCGAACCCGCCTTCGAGACCTTGCCATGA
- a CDS encoding phosphate/phosphite/phosphonate ABC transporter substrate-binding protein codes for MIRFIFAVIGLFFAISGPSHAIAPLGTSTHPLRVILIPADGGTEDGTRADYQPLFNAVTRTTNLNFEIRVGQSYSAVVQALCNGSADIAFVGAVTYIQANERHCAELLAVGVEKGQSTYYAGLFAKAGTPITSIKALKGKRVAFGDINSTSSFVFPMAMILEAGLDPVRDLSAIRLTGSHANSLAALVQGQVDVAALSFDSFDKAVRQGAVDPKTIQVVAKSMPIPYPPLVMNQKLPPAIKKQLKAAFATVHTAPGVTPDMIRGYGGAKIDRYDTAYPAAKFNVAAAKMAKVNDQLKGEILKKAAQR; via the coding sequence ATGATACGCTTTATATTCGCCGTGATCGGGTTGTTTTTTGCGATCAGCGGCCCTTCCCACGCGATCGCGCCTCTGGGCACAAGCACACATCCGCTACGGGTCATCCTCATTCCTGCCGATGGCGGCACCGAAGACGGCACACGCGCTGACTATCAGCCTTTGTTCAACGCCGTCACCCGCACCACCAATCTCAATTTTGAAATTCGCGTCGGCCAGTCCTATTCAGCGGTCGTTCAGGCGCTGTGCAACGGCTCGGCTGATATCGCCTTCGTCGGTGCCGTCACCTACATACAGGCCAATGAACGCCACTGCGCCGAGTTGCTTGCCGTCGGCGTCGAGAAGGGGCAATCGACCTATTACGCCGGCCTGTTCGCAAAAGCCGGCACGCCAATCACATCGATCAAGGCCTTGAAAGGCAAGCGCGTCGCATTTGGCGATATCAACTCCACCTCCTCCTTCGTTTTTCCCATGGCAATGATTTTGGAAGCTGGCCTCGACCCGGTGCGCGATCTGTCTGCCATTCGCCTGACTGGTAGCCACGCCAACAGCCTGGCCGCGCTCGTACAAGGACAAGTAGATGTCGCCGCTTTGTCGTTCGACAGCTTTGACAAGGCCGTGCGCCAGGGCGCCGTTGATCCGAAAACCATTCAGGTCGTCGCCAAGAGCATGCCTATCCCCTACCCGCCTCTGGTCATGAACCAAAAACTGCCACCGGCGATCAAAAAGCAACTGAAGGCGGCCTTTGCAACCGTTCACACCGCCCCTGGTGTGACGCCGGATATGATCCGCGGTTACGGCGGTGCCAAGATTGATCGTTACGACACCGCCTATCCCGCCGCCAAGTTTAACGTCGCCGCCGCCAAGATGGCCAAGGTCAATGACCAGCTCAAGGGCGAAATCCTCAAGAAGGCAGCTCAGCGCTGA